A region of the Sarcophilus harrisii chromosome 3, mSarHar1.11, whole genome shotgun sequence genome:
TTGCCATTACTTAAAcatcattccattaaaaaaaaatccctttagcTCTTGTTTACCATAGCAAGGTCTACAAATACACGTGCAAGAATATTTACTAAAGCACCTAGAAgtcaatgaacttttaaaaaagtcaGTTAGTTCCAGCTTTTGATTCTTAGGTCCTGGCTCTGATCATCAACTTTGTCTAtgaaagatgtaaaaataaatatttgatgaaataccCATGAAGGAATCAGTAATATTACAGGTTACTTGCAcaccttattttaaaattaggttcAACATATGAATACAGTCTCTGTGCTGATTTTGTTTCTGACTATTTGTTATAGGATACCCTGCATTGTTGACAATTCAATAGAATTAGTAACCATTTCATTATTAGCAAGTCGGGCTGCTTAGCATTTAGAGCACTTCACACATAAAGGGCACTTAACATGAAACTATTTATTGTGATTTGAACAGATGGTTTAATGTTTCTATAGCCTTCAGCAAATCAGACCACCCCTGGCTTTCTTTAGCCatgggcttttaaaaataattgatgtaGGGCAATTTTCTAATAGGACTAACTGGAGTACTTTCCCTCAAACCTTTTCCTTACCCTCAGCATTCCCTACTGCATTGGTTTGTAGTTGACTAGGgtaacattttttcccccttgcctGTAATTCCCTGCTATCACAGATAAGCAATCATTGACATAAAAAAAGATGATGGGATTGTAATTTCATTATTAATGATTCCTTTGCTGTAGGAAAGCTATTCAGAAATGATTACTTTGGAAAATTATTGTTTCCTGATTGGGCATTTGCAGACACTAAATAGGAATTCCCTAGAACAAGTCAataaagaatatgagaaaaacaaacaaaaacaaaaccccagaaTAGATAGccaaaattatatcaaataaagTAGTATCcatgtttatttcaaaatatcCCAGAAAAGTAAGTATGCCCCCATCAGGGAATTAcataattgttctctgggagaACTACAGAGGAGGAAAACCCTGTTTGTGCATCCTAAAAGTTATGAAAAGTACATATAGAAAACAAGTGACATCTCTTAAATTACAAAGGCTTACTCTAACACATTGTGATCTGCAGGAGACATTGTTTACCTCTTAGGCTTTGTTTTTTGAGATTGTTGAGGGGGATAATGTGACCCCGGAGGCCCCTGAAAAGGAGGATTGGTCAGAAAAGATACTCATTTGCATATTCTAAACTATTTAACCTCTGGGGTAGAGCTCAGAAAAGGCAAACTGTTGCCTGGGGCAGAGAAAACTGATTACGCAGCTGAGAGGGTTTACTGATGGCATGTATTTAACAGAGGGCAAGTGTCTCCAGCCTTAACTCTTTCTGAGGATTTAGTCTGCAGCTAGAGATTCTGCAGTTAAAGATTCAGattcttttgattgattgattgattgattgatttctttctttctttctttctttctttcttcctttctttctttcttcctttttcctttctttctttctttctttctttctttctttctttctttctttctttctttctttctttctttctttctttctttctttctttctttctttctttctttcttttttccttctttcttctcgtTCTCTTTTTTAAACGAACATGTTTCATAGGAAACTCAGCTTTCCCACTGTCAGTCTATGCAGGAATAGGCTAAACTCTGTGTGGCTACTATGGCTTCTGATTGCAAGATTCCGCACAGAAACAGTAAATTACCACATCTATGAGGAAGAGACCCCAGGGACAGTTATAGGTGTACTCTCTGAAAACATTATGCTTGATTCACAAAGTAAAGTTCCTAGAAACTTCCGCCTGATGAAGAACTTTAACAGTTCACTGATCCAGGTGAGTGAGACTGACGGACAGCTGACCGTCGGGGAGAGCGGTATTGACCGAGAGCAGCTCTGCCAGCAGTCCCAGCAATGCATACTGGCTTTCGACGTGGTCAACTTCTCTCAGTTGATACATGTGGAAGTGGAGGTAAGAGACATCAATGACCACTCGCCACGCTTCCCGGCCCCCGAGATCTTTGTGGAGATGTCCGAGAGCTTGGCTGTGGGCACCCACATTTCCCTGGAAGCGGCAGTGGACGAGGACGTGGGTTCCAACGCCCTCCAGAGTTTGCGTTTAGTCAAACCACACAACTTCTTTCGAGTGGAGTTGCAGACTCGAGCTGACGGTGCCAAAGGCGTTAACCTGGTGCTTCTGCAGGAACTGGACCGTGAGAGCCAGGCTACCTACAGTCTAGAGATGGTGGCCCAGGATGGTGGCCTCCCCCCGCGCTCCGCCACAGCCACACTACACATTCAGGTGCTGGATGCTAATGACCACAGCCCAGCCTTCTCACAGGGCTCTGTCATTGAGGTGGAACTGGCGGAGGACGCTCCCGAGGGCTTCCTGCTACTTGACCTAGACGCTACAGATCCGGACGAGGGGCCCAACGGGGATGTAGTGTTCTCTTTCAGTGACCGAACGCCGTCTGAGGCGCAATTCCCTTTCCACTTGGATCCACGTTCAGGCCGCTTGACCCTGGCTGGGCCCGTGGACTATGAACAGAAGGAGACCTACGAGTTGGACGTGAGGGCTCAGGACCAAGGCCCAGGGCCACGCGCGTCCAATTGCAAGGTTATCGTGCACATCCGCGACGTGAATGACAACGCCCCGGACATAACCATCACCCCACTGGCAGTGGCCAAGACCACCGCCTCTGATCCCTCGGTCTTCTTCACCGCCCCTGTCTCGGCTTCCTTGGGAACATCGGGAGGCCCAGAACCTGGGGTGGCTTCTTTTATTCCGGAGGGGGCCGTTCCAGAGAGCCTCGTGGCGCTTATCAGCACCTGGGACAAGGATTCGGGCTCCAATGGGCAGGTGCGATGCGCCCTCTATGGACACGAGCACTTCCGACTGCAGCCGGCCTACGCGGGCAGCTACCTGGTGGTGACCGCGGCGCCCCTGGACCGCGAGCGCATCTCCGAGTACAACCTGACCCTGGCGGCCGAGGACCGCGGCTCCCCTCCGCTGCGCACTGTCAGGCCCTACACGGTGCGCGTGGGAGACGAGAACGACAACGCTCCGCTCTTTGCTCGTCCCGTCTACGAAGTGTCAGTGAGGGAAAACAACTCTCCAGGAGCCTACCTTACCACTGTAGTTGCTCGGGACCCAGATTTGGGCCGTAACGGCGAAGTGACCTACAGGCTGATAGAGGCCGAAGTTGGTCAGGGCGGGAGCCCAGTATCCACCTACGTCTCGGTGGACTCGGATAGTGGGGTACTGAGGGCTCGGAGGAGCTTTGACCGCGAGGCGCTGGCCGAGCTCGAGGTGGTGCTGGAAGCTCACGATGGTGGCTCTCCAGCTCTTTGGAGCCGGACCGTGGTGCGGCTAGTGGTGGAAGACCAGAACGACCACGCGCCCGAGGTGACTTTTCCACTGCTTTCCAATGGCTCAGCTCGCGTGCCGCTGCCCCACGGGGCGCCCCCAGGCTTCCTGCTCACCCAGGTTCGGGCCCGCGACGGGGACGAGGGTCCCAACGCGGAGCTGACTTACATCCTCACCTACAGCGACGGCGGCCCCGGGGCGCTGGCGCTGCACCCGCACACCGGAGAGCTGTCACTGCAGAGGAGGCTGTTGCCTTGGCCCACCGACCCTCTTACCGTGGTGGTCACAGTGCGGGACAGCGGGCGGCCATCCCTCTTCTGCACCGCCACCTTGTCCTTGGTTCCCGCTCCGGCTTCACCCCTTGGAGGAGATGTGGTGCTAGTGCCACCTCCACCTCTGCCGCCGCCCTCCAGAGAGGAACAGGCAGGGGCGCAGCAGAGGCGACTGCAGGGGGCATCCTGGTGGAGGCCTGACCTCTCCACTATCTTCATTGGGGTACTAGCTGTTGGTTGTGGGATGCTACTCGTGGCCATAGTTGCTGTGGCCTCGTCGTGTCAGGATAGAGGCCTGGTGTGGAAGAAAGCGTTTTTCAAATGCAGCAGGAGATCAGAATTGGCCAGTGAGGACAGCTGGACACCTGGCAGTCGGGGTTCTTCTGGAGGCTCAGGTAGTAATGACTTCGAGAGCCTCGACGGATCCTACCATCTTTCTGTCACTGAtgaagtggaggaggaggaaactGTCAG
Encoded here:
- the LOC100918023 gene encoding protocadherin-8, which gives rise to MFHRKLSFPTVSLCRNRLNSVWLLWLLIARFRTETVNYHIYEEETPGTVIGVLSENIMLDSQSKVPRNFRLMKNFNSSLIQVSETDGQLTVGESGIDREQLCQQSQQCILAFDVVNFSQLIHVEVEVRDINDHSPRFPAPEIFVEMSESLAVGTHISLEAAVDEDVGSNALQSLRLVKPHNFFRVELQTRADGAKGVNLVLLQELDRESQATYSLEMVAQDGGLPPRSATATLHIQVLDANDHSPAFSQGSVIEVELAEDAPEGFLLLDLDATDPDEGPNGDVVFSFSDRTPSEAQFPFHLDPRSGRLTLAGPVDYEQKETYELDVRAQDQGPGPRASNCKVIVHIRDVNDNAPDITITPLAVAKTTASDPSVFFTAPVSASLGTSGGPEPGVASFIPEGAVPESLVALISTWDKDSGSNGQVRCALYGHEHFRLQPAYAGSYLVVTAAPLDRERISEYNLTLAAEDRGSPPLRTVRPYTVRVGDENDNAPLFARPVYEVSVRENNSPGAYLTTVVARDPDLGRNGEVTYRLIEAEVGQGGSPVSTYVSVDSDSGVLRARRSFDREALAELEVVLEAHDGGSPALWSRTVVRLVVEDQNDHAPEVTFPLLSNGSARVPLPHGAPPGFLLTQVRARDGDEGPNAELTYILTYSDGGPGALALHPHTGELSLQRRLLPWPTDPLTVVVTVRDSGRPSLFCTATLSLVPAPASPLGGDVVLVPPPPLPPPSREEQAGAQQRRLQGASWWRPDLSTIFIGVLAVGCGMLLVAIVAVASSCQDRGLVWKKAFFKCSRRSELASEDSWTPGSRGSSGGSGSNDFESLDGSYHLSVTDEVEEEETVSAPPSRDSGVSLSPSSRERSETPKLQGSISASFHSTSLWQEDKSAASLGTNSRPDESSVKDSGKGDSECNDSDSAISGEGVKKTSLKMTEKQTGVLGNMARRTFQDAQRSFLIWESPTSKTLSSYHNNACGTAFSSSVIHQHHSQLRNTNFHSEDSKLKEYYQVSASQSESLPSMYERAPNSGTPSTPLRLHNGLNHPLENTLPLHTSEVSTSF